CTTCCCGAGTTCCCGGAGTCGTTCCCCGATAACCGCGGTCGCCGGCACCTCGAATCCCCACTCGCTCTCGGCGTTCCGGAACACGGTGCGTGGCTCGTCGTTCTCGGCGATCTGTCCCTCCTCGACCACGAGGAGGCGGTCGAGGTGGGGCGCGAGGTGTGCCAGGTCGTGGCTGATCGTGACGACTGTGTACCCCTCTGCAGCGAGGTCCGCGATCACCTGCATCACCTCTTCGGTCCCGTGGGGGTCGAGCTGGGATGTCGGTTCGTCAAGCACCAGCACGTCCGGTTCCATGGCGAGCATCGACGCGAGCGCGAGGCGCTGTGACTGCCCTCCGGACAGCTGCTGGGGGTTCCGGTCGTAGAGATGGGAGATTCCAGTGAGCTCGAGTTTCTCCTTCGAGATTTCGATGAGCTCCTCCCGGGGAACGCCCATGTTCTCCAGTCCGAACGCGACCTCTTCGAAGACGGTCGTGCTCGCACCGGTAAGCTGGTCGAACGGGTTCTCGAACAGGAGCCCGACGGTGTCGGACATGTCCGCGATACTGGTCTCGGTCACGTCCTGGTCACCGACGACGGCGCTCCCCTCCAGCGTCCCCTCGAAGTAGTTCGGGATGTAGCTGGCCAACAGGCGACCCAGTGTCGACTTGCCGGCGTCACTCGGCCCGGTGACGCCGACGAACGCTCCTTCCTCGATGGACAGCGAGACGCCGTCCAGCGCGAACTCGTCGTCCGGCTGCACACGGTAGTTGAACCGGACGTCGGAGAGTTCGATCAGAGCCATTGGACCACCCACCAGCCGACGGCAGCGACGACGGCGCCGCCACCGAGCCACCGGAGTACTCTGTCGACGGGCCTGTCGGGCACCTCGAAGAGATACGTTCGCGCGTTCGTCCGGGTGAACCCGCGTGAGTCGAGCGCGAGCGAACGCGTCTCGGTCGTTATCAGCATCCCGATGAGCAGCGGCGTCAGCAGATCGACGAACGCCCGGATACGTCGTCTGAAGCTGCCTTTCACGTTCAGTCCCCGCGCTTGCTGGGCGTCGATGATGTCGTACGCCTGCTCTCGCATGTCCGGGATGAACTGCAGGGCGGCCATGAACACGTAGGCGAGCTTGGGCGACAGTCCCTTCTGGATCATCGCAATCGCGAGTTTCTTCGGGTGGGTCGTCATCACGGTGGCCAGCACACAGACCATCAGTACCAACAGGGGCGTAAGGATGGTGAGCGCGAACCTGATCCCCTCTTCCCAGACGATTATGGTCTCGACGACGGGGAGGTTCTCGAACACCCACAACCGGGTCTCGTTGGCCGGATTGAACAGTCCGTGGAAGAACAGCAGCGAGAACGCGAGCGGTAGCGCGAGTCCACCGAGGATGCGCGCGACTCGACCGAAGATTCCGGCGAGGACCGTCGCCACGATGGCGCCGACGAAGAATATCGACGGCACTCTGAACGAGGGCGCGAGCAGGGCGACCGTCACCATGCTGGCCGTTACTACTAGTTTCGTCACCGGATTCATACGGTGCAGGAAGCTGTTTCCCGGCTGGAAGTCGAAGAGCCCGCTGGTTCCAGGGGTCGCGTCCGCGAGGGCG
The DNA window shown above is from Haloarcula halobia and carries:
- a CDS encoding energy-coupling factor transporter transmembrane component T family protein, translated to MTSDVEMDIDALADATPGTSGLFDFQPGNSFLHRMNPVTKLVVTASMVTVALLAPSFRVPSIFFVGAIVATVLAGIFGRVARILGGLALPLAFSLLFFHGLFNPANETRLWVFENLPVVETIIVWEEGIRFALTILTPLLVLMVCVLATVMTTHPKKLAIAMIQKGLSPKLAYVFMAALQFIPDMREQAYDIIDAQQARGLNVKGSFRRRIRAFVDLLTPLLIGMLITTETRSLALDSRGFTRTNARTYLFEVPDRPVDRVLRWLGGGAVVAAVGWWVVQWL